In one Choloepus didactylus isolate mChoDid1 chromosome 1, mChoDid1.pri, whole genome shotgun sequence genomic region, the following are encoded:
- the KCNE2 gene encoding potassium voltage-gated channel subfamily E member 2 — MCKLGELMNASTKGSEEPIFAAGNPYYSGTAQQVGSMPTLSNLTQTLEDAFKRIFITYMDNWRRNTTAAQEALQAKVDAENFYYVILYLMVMIGMFSFIIVAILVSTVKSKRQEHSNDPYHQYIVEDWHVKYKSQILNLEESKATVHENVGAVEFKISS, encoded by the exons ATGTGCAAGCTTGGAGAGCTCATGAATGCCAGCACGAAGGGTTCAGAAGAGCCTATCTTTGCAGCAGGGAATCCCTACTACTCAGGCACTGCACAG CAGGTGGGGAGCATGCCAACTTTATCCAACCTGACGCAGACATTGGAAGATGCCTTCAAAAGGATTTTTATCACTTATATGGACAACTGGCGCAGGAACACAACGGCGGCGCAGGAAGCCCTGCAAGCCAAAGTTGACGCTGAGAACTTCTACTATGTCATCTTGTACCTCATGGTGATGATTGGAATGTTCTCCTTCATCATTGTTGCCATCCTGGTGAGCACAGTGAAATCCAAGAGACAGGAACACTCCAATGACCCCTATCACCAGTACATTGTGGAGGACTGGCATGTAAAGTATAAAAGCCAGATTCTGAATCTAGAAGAATCAAAGGCCACCGTTCATGAGAATGTTGGTGCAGTAGAGTTCAAAATATCTTCTTAA